Proteins encoded within one genomic window of Oscarella lobularis chromosome 6, ooOscLobu1.1, whole genome shotgun sequence:
- the LOC136188271 gene encoding uncharacterized protein has translation MAQNNTYSCFYDLPLTRSRSRRACFGRITSFSGRKARERGFFDDVTLCVEHARVALDKSSKCCVLFDSSRCDGSLRTCSERLLPVLDDISGIPAAFICRRHHDSIDSLPEVSTHPLYRPPPKRQSGTIQTDTESSSETAELPCVQDQLSAACLQVQQLLFEKEQLALEAAAENALSETTSLQLNDARCDIKRLEAENAVLRSQIASSAAINSSLTAELHATKADRDEKTRQIQRLKEESERIKTESFLGLVKSFQEAFRQHVPKEGKLNSATEMEAFCEEHSPGLFSLLEKAITSDYSLQIDSERRAALRQSRVVGELHRLAYLGNQLNTTFVNDVGLHLSLSGCSEAALEFGRRLGFCGHPKTIRRFRRSLADDNRRLVNARLKTALDNDHLALLVVDDFHSIHSVQRPTSSETSRAFHFATAITDIHSTIPGLTVQGNASAIHYCPSENFPRGGIAIAHVREHFLENLPDLMASTWLSVLPSSFRHLNTRDIQSSLEDQRCYVTPSQRELDSLKSCCLLSETEQNLKSLGDYKAAVENAIDLYPALKRYLDNKVMPSLGDYPTFYFLKKMVAQCK, from the exons ATGGCTCAAAACAACACTTACTCGTGCTTTTACGACCTTCCGCTAActcgctctcgctctcgccgtGCTTGTTTCGGACGGATCACGTCTTTTTCAGGACGAAAAGCTCGAGAACGcggcttcttcgacgacgtcaccctATGCGTTGAACACGCCCGGGTTGCCCTCGATAAATCCTCGAAGTGCTGCGTACTTTTTGATTCTTCTAGGTGTGATGGAAGTCTGCGGACGTGTTCTGAGAGGCTACTGCCCGTTCTCGACGATATTAGCGGCATCCCGGCGGCGTTCATCTGTCGACGTCACCACGACTCCATTGACTCACTACCGGAAGTTTCAACACACCCCCTGTATCGACCTCCACCAAAGCGGCAATCTGGAACGATTCAG ACTGATACCGAAAGTTCATCTGAAACCGCTGAGCTGCCGTGCGTTCAGGACCAGTTGTCAGCTGCGTGCCTCCAAGTACAGCAGCTGCTGTTTGAGAAAGAACAGCTGGCTCTAGAGGCGGCTGCAGAGAACGCACTTTCAG AAACAACTAGCCTGCAGCTCAATGACGCCCGCTGTGATATAAAACGACTTGAAGCAGAAAACG CTGTGCTTCGAAGTCAGATTGCTTCATCTGCTGCTATTAACAGCAGTTTGACAGCAGAACTACATGCCACGAAGGCAGACAGAG ATGAAAAGACTCGTCAAATCCAACgcttgaaagaagaaagtgaaCGAATAAAAACCG AGTCGTTCCTTGGCTTAGTCAAATCATTCCAGGAAGCTTTTCGTCAGCACGTACctaaagaaggaaaactcAACAGTGCAACGGAAATGGAAGCCTTTTGCGAAGAGCATTCCCCTGGATTGTTCAGCCTCCTTGAAAAAGCAATTACAAGCGACTATTCGCTTCAGATAGACTCCGAGAGACGAGCAGCTCTCCGGCAATCTCGAGTTGTTGGAGAGTTGCATCGCCTGGCGTATCTCGGCAACCAG CTTAATACAACCTTTGTAAACGACGTTGGTCTTCATTTGTCCCTATCTGGTTGCTCTGAAGCTGCTCTGGAATTCGGAAGGAGGCTTGGATTCTGTGGTCACCCTAAGACCATAAGAAGATTTCGAAGATCCCTAGCAGATGATAATAGGCGTCTTGTCAACGCTCGCTTGAAAACGGCCTTGGACAATGACCATCTAGCACTGCTTGTTGTGGACGACTTTCATAGTATCCACTCAGTGCAACGTCCAACATCGTCAGAAACGTCTCGGGCGTTCCACTTTGCTACAGCAATAACTGATATCCATTCAACTATACCCGGTCTTACTGTGCAAGGCAATGCTTCTGCTATCCATTATTGTCCTTCGGAAAATTTCCCAAGAGGGGGGATAGCAATCGCTCATGTCCGAGAACATTTTCTTGAAAATCTTCCTGACCTCATGGCAAGCACGTGGCTGTCAGTATTGCCATCGTCATTTAGGCATCTAAACACAAGGGACATACAGTCATCGCTTGAAGACCAAAG GTGCTATGTGACTCCTTCTCAGAGGGAGCTCGATAGCCTCAAAAGCTGCTGCTTGCTGAGCGAAACTGAGCAAAATCTCAAAAGTCTAGGTGACTACAAGGCGGCTGTAGAAAATGCTATCGATTTATACCCAGCATTAAAAAG GTACCTAGACAATAAGGTGATGCCATCTCTGGGAGACTATCCAACTTTCTATTTCCTAAAAAAGATGGTAGCTCAG TGCAAATAA
- the LOC136188005 gene encoding HEAT repeat-containing protein 3-like produces MGKLRKMRKKARIQPTGFPSGAEAIEERESVLDAVDSSSGHYHLIEMLSSPSAEDRQCACAGLANLVLDLEAEIVPILLDKGVVKSLASMLVDECEALRLGAAGALRNLTIAGHETCVRMVEDDVMTSLVVFFKRSLESVMISDAAPIDETCLDQIEQGLHLLWNLSECSTTVVKIFNSENLLPLIFYCISPKRFSSLIAVTAAQCLHTVTEENPPLCETIVGSGEMLTALERLLLCDGDAVSVHRMMLCVLTAGILFNVHGHMSPVARGKAMQAIARALAKALDVDVPARMKAIGPDLVAADAGAMEEAEKYQERKESDQVLDIRIALAAQQLALEILANLCCNDDSSDDGGSFPSESDSEVDGVEEEQSGSGFESMALSMSVDSVEAVVSHCLPEKTLGKCRFADPAVYELLGAHKLGQTLVQKLNTVQSRALVALHNMLSVLDSDELSRPDSLDSLWPSLFNLATGVSEKGPSRSDEEFLEAVTGVMRSLAKRLQSTGHKCVEPEQIIRIASVCPTVAFPSVRANVVGLLGVLGTSLAQRPDAAELLTVVGSALCKAVSSDTDLWVVVEALDAIFDVFGGDGDIVLPTVKFLGLLPQLERVASGLKKRIASKKKSLGARLPVAENAWTNLPRFITYLRKGIKYTVRWTVSI; encoded by the exons ATGGGAAAGCTCCGAAAGATGCGAAAGAAGGCTCGCATTCAGCCGACAGGCTTTCCCAGCGGCGCCGAAGCGATAGAAGAGCGGGAAAGCGTTCTggacgccgtcgattcgtcgtcggggCACTATCATCTAATCGAAATG CTCTCCAGTCCTTCGGCCGAAGATCGTCAGTGTGCGTGCGCCGGACTCGCGAATCTCGTTCTTGATCTTGAAGCCGAAATCGTGCCGATTCTGCTTGATAAAGGCGTTGTGAAGTCGCTCGCGTCgatgctcgtcgacgagtgcgaaGCACTGCGACTGGGAGCAGCCGGAGCACTGAG GAATTTGACTATTGCCGGTCACGAGACGTGCGTTCGTATGGTAGAGGACGATGTGATGACGTCTCTCGTGGTCTTCTTCAAGCGT TCGCTTGAAAGTGTGATGATTAGTGACGCTGCTCCCATCGACGAAACGTGTCTCGACCAAATTGAACAAGGGCTTCATCTACTATGGAATTTAAG TGAATGCTCCACTACGGTCGTGAAAATCTTCAATAGCGAAAATCTTCTTCCCCTCATCTTCTACTGCATCTCGCCTAAAAGATTCTCTTCGTTGATAGCGGTGACGGCAG CTCAGTGCCTGCACACGGTGACCGAGGAAAATCCTCCCCTTTGTGAAACCATAGTCGGTTCTGGCGAAATGCTCACGGCACTCGAACGTCTTCTCCTATGCGATGGAGACGCCGTTTCGGTTCATCGCATGATGCTTTGCGTCCTGACGGCAGGCATTCTATTCAACGTTCATGGACACATGTCACCAGTCGCTCGCGGCAAAGCAATGCAAGCCATTGCACGCGCGCTTGCGAAAGCGctggacgtcgacgttccggCTCGAATGAAAGCTATTGGCCCTGATCTTGTAGCAGCCGATGCTGGGGCGATGGAGGAAGCAGAAAAG TATCAAGAACGTAAGGAATCAGATCAG GTGTTAGATATTAGAATCGCGTTAGCAGCTCAGCAGCTAGCTTTAGAAATATTGGCAAACCTGTGCTGCAATGATG ACAGTAGTGATGATGGAGGTAGCTTCCCGTCAGAGTCGGACAGCGAAGTGGACGGAGTCGAGGAGGAGCAGAGTGGAAGTGGATTTGAATCA ATGGCATTGAGTATGTCTGTCGACAGTGTCGAGGCTGTTGTCAGTCACTGCCTACCAGAAAAG ACATTAGGCAAATGCCGATTTGCCGATCCGGCTGTTTATGAACTGTTGGGCGCCCATAAGCTCGGCCAGACACTTGTACAAAA GCTGAATACCGTACAGTCCCGAGCATTGGTAGCGCTGCACAATATGCTCTCTGTGTTAGACAGCGACGAGCTCAGTCGACCCGATTCGCTTGACAGCCTGTGGCCAAGTCTATTTAACTTGGCGACAGGAGTATCGGAAAAAG GTCCATCTCGTtcagacgaagaatttcttgaAGCAGTGACTGGCGTTATGCGTTCGTTAGCAAAGAGACTACAATCGACGGGACATAAA TGCGTTGAACCTGAGCAGATTATCCGAATTGCCTCCGTGTGTCCAACGGTGGCTTTTCCGTCCGTGCGCGCCAATGTTGTAGGCCTACTTGGGGTCCTTGGGACGTCACTAGCTCAGCGTCCAGATGCCGCGGAGCTGCTTACA GTCGTCGGGAGCGCTCTGTGCAAAGCTGTATCTAGTGATACGGATCTCTGGGTTGTGGTCGAGGCTTTGGACGCCatttttgatgtttttggcggcgacggcgacatcgTCTTGCCGACCGTCAAATTTTTGGGGTTACTACCCCAATTGGAAAGAGTAGCATCCGgtttgaagaagagg aTTGCATCTAAGAAGAAGAGTCTCGGAGCTCGACTTCCAGTTGCTGAAAATGCCTGGACTAACCTGCCGCGTTTTATTACATACCTAAGGAAGGGAATCAA GTACACCGTGAGATGGACAGTTTCAATCTAA
- the LOC136188518 gene encoding protein zer-1 homolog: MSRLYSRVYCVRVADDVDFVDYVRPSAETLRTLKIAGIKKGIDFEKLFSVCTNLQHLDASFTSMTTSDVELLSTKLSRLQYLDISQTKADLVPSLVAIKRLTGLKYIGLCGIKMEEQNEGAATHAKDVAVECFSALTQLTHLDYSCLAPGNVLEAVFEGTISSAKSLTHLNVSFSSVASSLFCLVASLESHGLLKRPSFLGALEDSSSSSSSSFNPDPDLVALLRRDIPVVALGSHPAHSSMLYSELWRRPFSVLPDVLQHYRQLTCGKHPDDLAIAEALSLLIHVVQLATEDNKLISDVETDIVLYALAAFAGTKSTPKLLALRLVDLLIAAYQRQPGRGVGSVLLKAAFMAIQSGMMSCRSFVGLVDCLLSVIDPHSTDGWSVHSRFYAVQLLNLLILNLSDEQKIFLTRALHLFDFVFSRLREFTDSSSYAEMADQFLVVLWNVCDGVRESCAALIDRVAILLRFGVQFSKRTEAVMCVIGAVGNAAEFAEFRSALRVPDMIRLIETALRIPDRGGTVQFTASRLLCMLSLDDTWESLGDGVPSRSDMLAAMVKMLRSASLKPNLKRSISFKSLEPLVELVRCQHTAAIRLFGVWRIACLANAKPQVYCPMLKREGSLETVFGVSIPDEMKDDFGAALDVLKLRCNEYADRVGVVEDDRHVHSPMHLLILHEQGLMKYFHDEHHHHHHDDDDDDEDDG; the protein is encoded by the exons ATGTCCCGGCTGTACTCCA GGGTCTATtgcgttcgcgtcgccgacgacgtcgacttcgtcgactaCGTGCGCCCGTCGGCGGAGACGCTGAGAACGTTGAAAATTGCTGGCATAAAGAAGGGAATTGATTTCGAGAAATTGTTTAGCGTCTGCACAAATTTGCAGCACTTGGACGCGAGCTTTACGAGtatgacgacgtcggacgTGGAGTTGCTGAGCACCAAACTGAGTCGTCTCCAGTACTTGGACATATCGCAGACGAAGGCTGATCTCGTGCCGAGTCTCGTTGCCATCAAGCGGCTAACCGGTTTGAAGTACATTGGACTCTGCGGTATTAAAATGGAGGAGCAGAACGAGGGTGCGGCGACTCATGCCAAAGACGTCGCAGTCGAATGTTTCTCTGCTCTGACCCAGTTGACTCATTTGGACTACTCGTGCTTAGCTCCGGGAAATGTGCTAGAAGCCGTCTTCGAAGGGACTATCAGTTCAGCGAAAAGTCTCACGCACCTCAACgtatcgttttcgtcggttgcatcgtcgctcttctgTCTCGTTGCCAGTCTCGAATCGCACGGCCTCCTGAAGCGTCCCTCCTTTCTCGGCGCTCTTGaagactcgtcgtcgtcgtcgtcgtcttctttcaatCCGGATCCGGATCTCGTCGCTTTGCTACGTCGCGATATTCCCGTCGTTGCTCTTGGCTCGCATCCAGCTCACTCGTCCATGCTCTATTCTGAGCTATGGCGTCGTCCCTTTTCGGTTCTCCCCGATGTGCTGCAGCATTATCGACAATTGACTTGCGGAAAGCATCCCGACGACTTGGCTATCGCCGAAGCTCTTTCGCTTCTGATTCACGTCGTTCAATTGGCTACCGAAGACAACAAACTGATTTCCGACGTCGAAACCGACATCGTTCTTTACGCGTTAGCCGCTTTTGCCGGTACGAAGTCGACTCCAAAGCTTCTCGCTCTGAGACTCGTTGACCTTCTCATTGCCGCGTATCAACGTCAACCCGGCCGCGGGGTAGGGTCGGTTCTACTCAAAGCGGCCTTTATGGCCATACAGAGCGGCATGATGAGTTGTCGTTCGTTTGTCGGTTTAGTTGACTGTCTCCTCTCCGTCATCGATCCTCATTCGACCGACGGGTGGAGCGTTCACTCCCGTTTTTATGCCGTCCAATTGCTCAATCTTCTCATTCTCAATCTCTCCGACGAACAGAAAATCTTTCTGACGCGCGCCTTGCATTTATttgactttgtcttcagcCGTCTCCGAGAGTTCACCGACTCGTCGTCCTACGCCGAAATGGCCGATcagtttctcgtcgtcctctgGAACGTGTGCGACGGCGTGCGCGAGTCGTGCGCCGCTCTGATTGATCGCGTCGCAATCCTTCTCCGCTTCGGCGTCCAATTCTCCAAGCGCACCGAAGCGGTTATGTGCGTAATCGGCGCCGTCGGCAACGCGGCCGAATTCGCCGAATTTCGTTCCGCACTTCGCGTTCCCGATATGATTCGGCTCATCGAGACGGCGTTGCGGATTCCGGATCGAGGCGGCACTGTTCAGTTCACCGCCTCGCGACTGCTCTGCATGCTCTCTCTCGACGACACCTGGGAGTCGcttggcgacggcgttccgTCTCGCTCGGACATGCTCGCTGCCATGGTGAAAATGTTGCGTTCGGCGTCGCTGAAGCCGAACTTGAAGCGATCAATTTCGTTTAAGTCGCTCGAGCCGCTCGTTGAGTTGGTTCGGTGTCAGCACACGGCGGCGATTCGGCTATTTGGTGTTTGGCGTATTGCGTGCTTGGCGAATGCTAAGCCTCAGGTCTATTGTCCCATGCTGAAAAGGGAGGGGAGCTTGGAGACGGTGTTTGGCGTCTCGATTCCTGACGAGATGAAAGACGATTTTGGGGCTGCTTTGGATGTGCTCAAGCTGCGTTGCAACGAGTACGCTGATCGGGTTGGAGTGGTGGAAGATGATCGGCACGTGCACTCGCCCATGCATCTCTTAATTCTGCATGAGCAAGGACTAATGAAGTATTTCCACGACGAGCACCATCACCATcatcacgacgacgacgacgacgacgaagacgacggttga